A segment of the Candidatus Pelagisphaera phototrophica genome:
ATAATCGAAATTGCAGAAGATACCCTTGGTTTGGAAAATCTCGAAGTAGAGATTGAATACCAGCGTGACACGATAGGACGCTATGGTCTGTCGATTGACAAAGATAGGTTTCTTTTGACCCCGACTCAAACCGACTGTCTCGCGAAAGATAAATGTGGCATCCCTGAACAAGTGGAAGGCCTTGATTCCGAACCTTCATCCGACTGCTGTCCAGATTCTGGTTGCTGCTGACCATTCAATTAAAGACGATCTGGACGGTTCGAACGATCTACTCGCCCAACACCCTGGTGGCTACCCTCCCAGCATCCCGATGTGCCATTTTCATTTTTGACTAAAAATAGGCCATTTTAGCCCAAAAACAGCCAAAAATCGTCAAATTTGGCTCATTTTATGCCATTTTTGGCCCATTTCAGGTATTCTCAGTTTTAGAATTTGTTCTGCTAAGCTCACTGTGTAACCTGCTTGAATCACGTGAGATTTTTGTGCGTTGCCCTGCTTATTTCCTTTCTGTTGTTCGGCTGCTCAAAAGCCTCAACAGAGCCGAAGGAGGACGAGCTACTGCTCACGCCCATTGAGGACTTGGGGTTCTCCCATGACGCGGAGGCGGACGATCCGCCTGGATTAAAGATCTATTCGCTACCTCATTCCGCCAGCCTTAGTCCCAATCCAGTCAAGATATCTCCCAAGTCGAAGGCTGATACTGCACGATCATTATCGCACGCGTAGAATACACCATGCGGGAAGCGAGACAGGGACTTCTGGCTTAGCCAAACACCGTCAGTATTCAAAGTCCTTTCGCCCGAAAAACTTCCTACATGGGTAAAGCTTTCACGGTCGAAAATATGGTACCAATTCTCGATCTTGCCTTGATCCGTTACGATCCAATATCCTTCCAAATCAGAGATTTTATACAGTGCGATGCCCTCGACCTGGCTTTTGAATATCCCTTGCCCGAAGGTTTCTCCCGTGAAA
Coding sequences within it:
- a CDS encoding DUF6428 family protein, whose protein sequence is MNLKELKHSLQQRDEITFVLPSGEYVPPHFHVTEVGKSNKLYVDCGGTVREEEVITFQLWSADDYEHRIQPQKILQIIEIAEDTLGLENLEVEIEYQRDTIGRYGLSIDKDRFLLTPTQTDCLAKDKCGIPEQVEGLDSEPSSDCCPDSGCC